Proteins co-encoded in one Cytobacillus sp. NJ13 genomic window:
- a CDS encoding GTP pyrophosphokinase family protein translates to MVTNMPEQMSLKELRTDLVRFMMSYKFALEEINTKINILKEEFQYVHDYNPIEHVKSRIKSPESIFKKLQRKNLEISLESIQQNIRDIAGVRITCSFVSDIYKIKAMLESQKDITVLECKDYIQNPKPNGYQSLHLIVQIPIFMSDREELVPVEIQIRTIAMDFWASLEHKIYYKYNKEIPQRIVNELKEAADTASRLDRKMENIHEEMIGLKQLEDDEAMIFSPESLQFLLARKGIRT, encoded by the coding sequence ATGGTCACAAATATGCCTGAGCAAATGTCACTGAAAGAACTAAGGACTGATTTAGTGCGTTTTATGATGTCCTACAAGTTCGCATTGGAAGAAATAAACACGAAAATAAATATCCTGAAAGAAGAATTTCAGTATGTGCATGACTATAATCCGATTGAGCATGTAAAATCACGAATTAAATCTCCTGAAAGTATATTTAAAAAGCTTCAGCGAAAAAATTTGGAGATTTCTTTAGAATCCATTCAGCAAAATATTCGGGATATTGCGGGCGTCCGCATTACATGTTCGTTTGTGTCCGATATATATAAAATCAAAGCCATGCTTGAAAGCCAGAAGGATATAACCGTGCTCGAATGCAAGGATTATATTCAGAACCCAAAGCCAAATGGCTATCAGAGCCTGCATCTGATTGTCCAGATCCCCATTTTTATGTCTGACAGGGAAGAGCTGGTTCCTGTTGAGATTCAAATCAGGACGATCGCCATGGACTTCTGGGCGAGCCTGGAGCACAAGATTTACTACAAGTACAATAAAGAAATTCCGCAAAGAATAGTGAATGAACTGAAAGAGGCAGCTGACACGGCTTCACGCCTCGATCGGAAAATGGAGAATATCCATGAGGAAATGATTGGTCTAAAACAGCTGGAAGATGATGAAGCCATGATTTTTTCCCCTGAAAGCCTTCAATTTCTGCTGGCCAGGAAAGGGATAAGAACTTAA
- a CDS encoding DUF5392 family protein, giving the protein MQVWTDMPNFVKRELEQLEEKVSPVMKKASRYIFWSTPLIILSLINLMTLFFTVQDEKTSPVTILIYAIIGALGFALSKEGKHQQLEIQKLSSQYIKERITKSQWASYPIKTRYQALINENPRKAVPYFIQFLKEEKRDWQ; this is encoded by the coding sequence ATGCAAGTGTGGACAGATATGCCGAATTTCGTAAAAAGAGAGCTGGAGCAGCTTGAAGAAAAAGTATCCCCCGTAATGAAAAAAGCATCCAGATATATTTTTTGGTCAACACCTTTGATTATTCTGTCATTAATCAATCTCATGACCTTATTTTTCACCGTGCAGGATGAGAAAACATCGCCGGTAACCATTCTGATTTACGCCATTATTGGTGCGCTCGGTTTCGCGCTTTCTAAAGAAGGGAAACATCAGCAGCTGGAAATTCAGAAACTGAGCTCTCAGTACATTAAAGAACGGATCACTAAAAGCCAATGGGCTTCTTACCCTATTAAAACGAGATATCAAGCACTGATCAATGAGAATCCCAGAAAGGCAGTCCCTTATTTTATCCAATTTTTAAAGGAGGAAAAAAGAGACTGGCAGTAA
- a CDS encoding TetR family transcriptional regulator, whose translation MPKITFFNLPEDKRGSLVHAAKKEFARVPLYQASISNIIKDAKIPRGSFYQYFDDKEDAFFYLLNSHVSAYKLHFLEALRKNKGDIFDAMIDFYTAIITEEKENLQFLRNLFLNMTHRIENVMARSFGENDLNENFKKISNLINKERLNIQDEHELFHMMQIISSVTFHNIVKKFAGELPFDEAVNNYRTEIYLLKKGFVSG comes from the coding sequence TTGCCCAAAATTACTTTTTTCAATTTGCCTGAAGACAAACGGGGAAGCTTAGTCCATGCGGCGAAAAAGGAATTTGCCCGCGTCCCGCTTTATCAGGCATCCATATCCAATATCATAAAAGATGCCAAAATCCCGCGCGGCAGCTTTTATCAATATTTTGACGACAAAGAAGATGCGTTTTTCTACTTATTGAATAGCCATGTTTCTGCATATAAGCTTCACTTTCTGGAAGCGCTCCGCAAAAATAAGGGCGATATTTTTGATGCGATGATCGATTTTTATACAGCCATCATTACCGAGGAAAAAGAAAATCTGCAGTTTCTGAGGAATTTATTTCTCAATATGACGCATCGAATCGAAAATGTTATGGCAAGAAGCTTCGGTGAAAATGACCTGAATGAGAATTTCAAGAAAATCAGCAATCTGATTAATAAGGAGCGGCTGAATATACAGGACGAGCATGAACTTTTTCATATGATGCAGATTATTTCCTCCGTCACATTCCACAATATCGTAAAAAAATTTGCGGGGGAACTGCCATTCGATGAAGCAGTAAATAATTATAGAACAGAAATCTATTTATTAAAAAAAGGGTTTGTATCAGGATGA
- a CDS encoding OFA family MFS transporter, whose amino-acid sequence MANKNRWLIALSAVAIHLSIGSVYAYSVYQNPLKETLGWEKTDVSLAFTIAIFILGIAAAFFGRFVEKRGPRVSAMIAAVFFGIGIIGSGFAIQLENYVLFLIFFGVIGGLGLGFGYIAPVSTLVKWFPDRRGLATGMAVMGFGAGALITSPIASRLMIATSIPTTFYVLGISYFILMILGSLYIAKPPQGWAPEGMEENTEERPVKADLAQLTANEAIKTKRFWLLWIMMFINISAGIMILSVAAPMAQEITGASAITAASIVGIMGLFNGGGRIGWASASDYLGRGNTYMTFFLIQVAAFFILPFITNSFIFSVFLYIIVSCYGGGFASLPAFIGDLFGTKQLGAIHGYLLTSWSIAGVVGPMLVSSIYENTQSYTITFYVFGTMLAIGFIVSLLMKRDIKKIRTAKNQKRASGQLVIE is encoded by the coding sequence ATGGCGAACAAGAATAGATGGCTGATTGCCCTTTCAGCTGTCGCCATTCATTTATCGATTGGTTCGGTGTATGCGTACAGCGTCTATCAAAACCCATTGAAAGAAACGCTTGGCTGGGAAAAAACCGATGTCTCACTGGCATTTACCATTGCGATTTTTATCCTTGGGATTGCGGCAGCCTTTTTTGGGCGGTTTGTGGAAAAGCGGGGACCAAGAGTTTCAGCCATGATTGCCGCAGTCTTCTTTGGAATTGGGATTATTGGGTCCGGATTCGCCATACAATTGGAGAACTATGTCCTATTCCTGATTTTTTTTGGTGTCATTGGGGGACTGGGTCTCGGGTTCGGCTATATTGCGCCTGTCTCCACATTGGTTAAGTGGTTTCCTGACAGAAGGGGACTTGCCACAGGAATGGCAGTTATGGGCTTCGGTGCTGGGGCCCTGATCACTAGCCCCATTGCAAGCAGATTAATGATCGCAACTTCGATTCCGACAACCTTCTATGTCCTGGGAATCAGTTATTTTATTCTGATGATTTTGGGATCGCTTTATATCGCAAAGCCGCCTCAAGGATGGGCACCAGAAGGAATGGAAGAGAACACGGAAGAGCGGCCGGTAAAGGCAGATCTGGCACAGCTGACTGCCAATGAAGCAATTAAGACCAAGCGTTTCTGGCTTCTTTGGATTATGATGTTCATCAATATTTCTGCAGGTATCATGATTCTCTCGGTTGCCGCACCAATGGCACAGGAAATCACTGGGGCAAGCGCCATCACGGCTGCAAGCATCGTTGGCATAATGGGACTCTTTAATGGCGGAGGAAGAATTGGCTGGGCATCTGCATCAGATTACCTTGGAAGAGGAAATACATATATGACCTTCTTCCTGATCCAGGTTGCTGCCTTCTTCATACTTCCATTCATTACAAACTCATTTATCTTTTCTGTATTCCTCTATATCATTGTTTCATGCTATGGAGGTGGATTTGCATCGCTTCCTGCCTTTATTGGAGACCTGTTTGGTACCAAACAGCTTGGCGCTATTCATGGTTATCTGCTTACTTCGTGGTCCATCGCTGGTGTGGTCGGCCCTATGCTCGTATCCAGCATATATGAAAATACGCAAAGCTATACGATTACTTTCTATGTATTTGGCACCATGCTTGCCATCGGCTTCATCGTCTCACTGCTGATGAAACGCGACATCAAGAAAATCAGAACTGCGAAGAATCAAAAAAGAGCAAGCGGACAGCTTGTCATTGAATAA
- a CDS encoding ring-cleaving dioxygenase, whose protein sequence is MKQLKGIHHVTAITSSAEKNYEFFTYTLGMRLVKKTVNQDDIQTYHLFFADDAGSPGTDMTFFDFPGIPKGSHGTDEISKTSFRVPTDEALDYWVKRFDRLEVPHSGIKEQFGKKTLSFTDFDDQKYQLISDQTNKGVTSGTPWQNGPIPLEYAITGLGPLFVRVAQFDYFKEMMEKVLHFKEIAQEGDFHLFEVGEGGNGAQVIVEYNPSLPQARQGYGTVHHAAFRVEDKSVLEEWDQHLRGFGFQTSGFVDRFFFGSLYSRVAPQILFEFATDGPGFMGDEPYETLGEKLSLPPFLEPKRDQIESYVRPIDTVRSTKNLVKE, encoded by the coding sequence TTGAAACAATTAAAAGGTATTCACCATGTCACCGCTATAACAAGCAGTGCTGAAAAAAATTATGAGTTCTTCACATATACATTAGGAATGCGTTTAGTAAAGAAAACAGTTAATCAGGATGACATTCAAACGTATCACTTATTTTTTGCAGATGATGCAGGAAGTCCGGGAACGGATATGACATTTTTTGATTTTCCTGGTATTCCAAAGGGATCACATGGAACGGATGAAATATCAAAAACTTCATTCCGGGTTCCGACAGATGAGGCACTCGATTATTGGGTAAAGCGGTTTGACCGCTTAGAGGTTCCTCATTCCGGGATCAAAGAGCAGTTCGGCAAGAAGACCCTGTCCTTCACAGATTTCGATGATCAAAAATACCAATTGATCTCAGATCAAACCAATAAAGGTGTAACATCGGGCACACCTTGGCAGAATGGGCCGATTCCGTTAGAATACGCGATCACTGGCCTGGGGCCGCTTTTCGTAAGGGTAGCTCAATTTGATTATTTTAAGGAAATGATGGAAAAGGTTCTGCATTTTAAGGAAATTGCACAAGAGGGAGACTTCCATTTGTTTGAAGTGGGTGAAGGCGGAAATGGGGCTCAGGTGATAGTGGAATATAACCCGTCTCTTCCTCAGGCACGCCAGGGCTATGGAACAGTCCATCACGCCGCATTCCGCGTGGAAGATAAGTCTGTTCTTGAGGAATGGGATCAGCATTTGAGAGGCTTTGGCTTCCAGACTTCAGGATTTGTAGATCGCTTTTTCTTCGGTTCTTTATATTCCCGGGTTGCTCCGCAGATTTTATTTGAATTCGCGACAGATGGACCTGGATTCATGGGTGACGAGCCATATGAAACACTTGGGGAAAAACTGTCACTGCCGCCATTCCTGGAGCCGAAGAGGGACCAAATCGAAAGCTATGTCCGTCCGATCGATACAGTAAGAAGCACGAAGAATCTTGTAAAAGAATAA
- a CDS encoding MFS transporter: MEKHKSKYRWLVFGAVLFTYFLIVSQRTAPGLITDQLMKEFGVTAAAIGLLTSIQFFAYASLQVPIGILSDRFGPNVFLIAGTLLNGIGTLLFSFAANEYILFAARMLVGIGDATIWINVVIILGRWFKVNEFVKLLGFAGMSGSFGFLLATVPFSIWISIWGWRIPFLAVGIILTILALLLYFILILQPSRMGIELKKTKGKKEPAEKTANILKRIFSDRQAWATFLCHFGVVGTYVGFIGSWAVPYGMEMYDLTRSESSQLVMIGLIGAIIGAPLMSFISGRMGSIKRPYLFAHIIVVLGWAVFLVFQGKPPYPLLIVLFLVMGYGNGASTLTFAIVRKSFDIRDVGVVSGFANTGGFLSAVLLPFIFGKVLDTFEAGYQYGFIIPVIFSLIGLMGAGLIKEKERQLVKG, translated from the coding sequence GTGGAGAAACATAAAAGCAAATACAGGTGGCTTGTCTTTGGCGCGGTTTTATTTACATACTTTTTAATCGTAAGCCAAAGGACAGCACCTGGTTTAATTACTGATCAATTAATGAAGGAATTCGGCGTGACAGCTGCAGCAATTGGTCTCCTGACGAGCATCCAATTTTTCGCCTATGCAAGCCTGCAGGTTCCCATTGGAATATTATCGGACCGTTTTGGCCCAAATGTATTTTTAATCGCCGGAACACTTCTTAACGGAATAGGGACTTTATTATTCAGCTTTGCAGCGAATGAATACATCCTTTTTGCGGCAAGGATGCTAGTTGGAATAGGTGATGCTACCATCTGGATTAATGTTGTCATTATTTTAGGCAGATGGTTTAAAGTAAATGAATTTGTGAAATTGCTTGGTTTTGCGGGCATGTCAGGGAGCTTTGGATTTTTGCTCGCGACTGTGCCATTTTCCATTTGGATTTCCATATGGGGCTGGCGCATTCCGTTTTTGGCGGTGGGCATTATTTTGACCATCCTCGCCTTATTGCTGTATTTTATTTTAATTTTGCAGCCATCCCGGATGGGCATAGAACTTAAGAAAACAAAAGGTAAGAAGGAGCCAGCTGAGAAAACAGCCAACATATTAAAGAGAATTTTTTCTGACCGTCAGGCATGGGCCACATTTTTGTGTCACTTTGGTGTGGTTGGCACTTATGTTGGCTTCATCGGTTCATGGGCAGTGCCATATGGAATGGAAATGTATGATTTGACCCGTTCCGAATCCAGCCAGCTAGTCATGATTGGACTGATTGGGGCAATTATTGGTGCTCCGTTAATGAGCTTCATATCAGGACGGATGGGCAGCATTAAACGCCCTTATCTTTTTGCCCACATAATCGTCGTTCTCGGTTGGGCAGTTTTTCTCGTATTCCAAGGCAAACCTCCATATCCGCTCCTGATTGTTCTTTTCCTGGTCATGGGTTATGGGAATGGGGCAAGTACGCTGACATTTGCGATTGTCAGAAAATCATTTGACATTCGAGACGTGGGTGTCGTTTCAGGTTTTGCCAACACCGGTGGTTTTCTGAGCGCAGTTTTGCTGCCATTTATTTTCGGTAAAGTTTTGGATACATTTGAAGCTGGATACCAGTATGGATTTATTATTCCGGTCATCTTTTCATTGATTGGACTGATGGGTGCAGGGTTAATAAAGGAAAAAGAACGCCAATTGGTTAAAGGCTAA
- a CDS encoding SRPBCC family protein — translation MKALLKKETNGYTAVFERMLKHPREEIWAMLTDNHQLKKWFPELQAEDLKNGGKFKFDMGDGSFEEMEILGFERPAILEYTWGDDIVRFELNELKGGTELILIEKISEITDHTPRDLAGWHVCLNEIGRLLDGAEEGSRKEEWKNWYEEYKAATEAIKQ, via the coding sequence ATGAAAGCTTTATTAAAAAAAGAAACAAATGGCTATACTGCTGTCTTTGAACGAATGCTGAAACATCCAAGGGAAGAAATCTGGGCGATGCTTACTGACAATCATCAGCTGAAAAAATGGTTTCCTGAGCTGCAGGCTGAGGATTTAAAGAATGGTGGAAAATTCAAATTTGATATGGGTGATGGCAGCTTTGAGGAAATGGAAATCCTCGGGTTTGAAAGGCCTGCGATCCTAGAATACACATGGGGTGATGATATTGTCCGCTTTGAGCTGAATGAATTAAAGGGCGGGACAGAGTTGATTTTAATTGAAAAAATAAGTGAAATAACAGATCATACACCAAGGGATCTTGCAGGATGGCATGTGTGTCTTAATGAGATTGGACGTCTGCTTGATGGAGCAGAAGAAGGCAGCCGGAAAGAAGAATGGAAAAATTGGTATGAAGAATATAAAGCAGCAACTGAGGCCATAAAGCAATAA
- a CDS encoding M14 family metallocarboxypeptidase, translating to MKKLVKKRTIPVLLSAALLAAPVVQAETPYYGKSYSQPEQVRHLFPEIEVTDKTPAFSRDGDAFTSQEEMMSYIKQLEAKSPYLTVKSIGTSQEGREIPALYFTKDKHIRPGYLSKKPIVWVQSQIHGNEPASGESILALANRLAGDLGKDVLDDINVIVIPRVNPDGSYAFTRQLANGLDGNRDHIKLESPEVKAIHEEFKKYSPEVVIDAHEYSVYSSAFNQVGEQGALKYHDILIQSGRNLNIPEKIRQASDSIFVEPAMEELENNGISAEIYYTAGLDDQGEIEIIEGSTEPRIGRNSFGLQPAFSFLVESRGIGIGREDFSRRVNAQIATHESILKQTASHARQIKNLVAFERLNLIKKGLKPNDNDPIIIDSENKEIENETLEMVDIATGTVQDIPVKYLSATDAEPTLVRDRPTAYLIKPGHDEIAEKLKDQGLKGFKLPKNVSLPAEAFTVTSKEGAGNYEGRELVEVETEVTKKDITFPKGTYVFLTAQPQTNLLSLSLEPESVDSYTTFGYVPSEIGKELPIYRFTIDPKKSNMKPFMK from the coding sequence ATGAAAAAACTAGTAAAAAAACGCACTATTCCTGTACTCCTGTCTGCTGCTTTATTGGCTGCACCCGTGGTTCAGGCAGAAACTCCCTATTACGGGAAATCATACAGCCAGCCTGAACAAGTAAGACACCTCTTTCCTGAAATCGAGGTGACTGACAAGACTCCTGCCTTTTCAAGGGACGGGGATGCATTTACTTCTCAAGAAGAAATGATGTCTTACATAAAGCAGCTCGAAGCTAAAAGTCCTTACCTGACTGTTAAATCAATCGGAACATCTCAAGAAGGCCGTGAAATACCAGCCCTTTATTTCACAAAGGATAAGCATATAAGACCAGGTTATTTATCAAAAAAGCCGATTGTATGGGTTCAGAGCCAGATTCATGGCAACGAACCTGCCAGTGGTGAATCTATCCTGGCCCTGGCCAACAGGCTTGCCGGTGATTTAGGCAAGGACGTTTTGGACGATATTAATGTCATTGTCATACCAAGAGTCAATCCTGATGGTTCCTACGCTTTTACAAGACAGCTTGCCAACGGCCTTGACGGAAATCGCGATCATATAAAACTCGAATCACCTGAGGTCAAGGCAATTCATGAAGAATTCAAAAAATATTCACCGGAAGTCGTGATTGATGCTCATGAATATTCAGTGTACAGCAGTGCTTTTAATCAAGTTGGAGAACAGGGCGCGTTGAAGTATCACGATATTCTGATCCAGTCTGGCCGAAACCTCAATATACCGGAAAAAATCCGTCAGGCATCTGACAGTATATTTGTTGAACCTGCTATGGAAGAGCTTGAGAATAATGGCATCTCCGCAGAAATTTACTATACAGCAGGCCTGGATGACCAAGGTGAAATTGAAATTATCGAGGGCTCCACTGAACCAAGAATTGGCCGGAATTCATTCGGACTTCAGCCAGCATTCTCCTTCCTGGTAGAAAGCAGAGGCATTGGCATCGGCCGTGAAGATTTTTCGCGCAGAGTGAACGCCCAAATTGCCACTCATGAGAGCATTCTTAAGCAAACAGCCAGTCATGCAAGACAAATTAAAAATCTAGTAGCATTTGAAAGACTTAATCTTATTAAAAAAGGCCTAAAACCAAATGACAATGACCCAATAATCATTGATAGCGAAAACAAAGAGATCGAGAATGAGACTCTTGAAATGGTTGATATTGCAACAGGCACTGTTCAGGATATCCCTGTTAAATACTTAAGTGCTACAGACGCAGAACCAACATTGGTTAGGGATAGACCTACTGCCTATTTAATAAAGCCAGGTCATGACGAAATCGCGGAAAAATTAAAGGATCAAGGGTTAAAGGGCTTTAAACTCCCGAAAAATGTAAGCCTTCCAGCTGAAGCCTTTACAGTTACCTCTAAGGAAGGTGCTGGGAATTATGAAGGCAGGGAGCTTGTTGAAGTTGAAACTGAGGTGACTAAGAAGGACATCACCTTCCCGAAAGGAACTTATGTTTTTCTGACCGCTCAGCCTCAGACAAATCTGCTTTCCCTGTCGCTTGAGCCTGAATCAGTGGACAGTTATACAACATTTGGCTATGTTCCTTCTGAAATTGGTAAGGAATTGCCGATTTACCGCTTCACCATTGATCCGAAGAAATCAAACATGAAACCGTTTATGAAATAG